A genomic segment from Deinococcus sp. YIM 77859 encodes:
- a CDS encoding HAMP domain-containing protein, whose amino-acid sequence MKYTVVIRQPVPDEVRPVLEGQLVERFGLSQEQAARLAARRSGRLMKPTGHARAELLLRVFQEVGAQVTLEEVHEEDAGREGLFQAAAPMLPVPDAAAFDPAGTTRAETAGASASAASSRAEPGVLTLPPQDPWAELAADPFAPTAVNTDPFATPTVIGAAIPAVATAAPSSPAPVQPAASESKDGDIWSDFTGALTLEGAKPQEGPTTSPEEFLTAAPVEEGRGPLGRRRSLARQMTFGALAPLALSTALTLGLLTAILPSLQRQLVGQNAQAVAVAVGTSLDTRDQETVNAQLDALLRRSNVGFVRVELPDGTTYFRSQTPQLDSILQGRVATFLREHPETGTFVTRGSAAEAYREQLAQLEAVGAADTPQAKTLRELAEAQENQRSERNSYVVSRLGVVETENNQRTTIPGSENNADLLYRIAVGVPTNEADANLRNTLLLVLGVSLLALILAAVLALRATRRVVQPIERLVQAADAISMGDLTRPVQADRNDEIGDLAQALERMRLSLEAAMERLRRRKRG is encoded by the coding sequence ATGAAGTACACGGTCGTCATCCGTCAACCTGTCCCGGACGAGGTGCGTCCGGTTCTCGAAGGGCAGCTTGTGGAACGCTTTGGGCTGTCCCAAGAACAGGCCGCCCGCCTGGCCGCCCGCCGGTCGGGCCGCCTGATGAAGCCGACCGGGCACGCCCGCGCCGAGCTGCTGCTGCGCGTCTTTCAGGAGGTGGGCGCACAGGTCACCCTGGAGGAGGTGCACGAGGAAGACGCCGGGCGCGAGGGGCTCTTTCAAGCCGCAGCCCCCATGCTGCCCGTCCCGGATGCCGCGGCGTTTGACCCCGCCGGGACCACGCGGGCAGAGACAGCAGGCGCCTCTGCCTCCGCCGCCTCAAGCCGGGCCGAGCCGGGCGTGCTGACCTTGCCCCCGCAGGACCCCTGGGCCGAGTTGGCGGCTGATCCCTTTGCGCCGACCGCTGTGAACACGGATCCCTTTGCGACGCCGACCGTGATTGGCGCAGCGATTCCTGCGGTCGCTACGGCGGCCCCGTCTTCCCCAGCCCCCGTTCAGCCTGCCGCCTCCGAGTCCAAGGACGGAGACATCTGGTCGGACTTCACGGGCGCCCTGACCCTTGAGGGGGCCAAGCCGCAGGAGGGACCCACCACGTCCCCCGAGGAGTTTCTGACGGCGGCTCCTGTAGAAGAGGGGCGTGGACCGCTTGGCCGTCGCCGCAGCCTGGCGCGGCAGATGACCTTTGGGGCCTTGGCACCGCTTGCCCTGTCGACGGCCTTGACGCTGGGGCTTCTCACCGCGATCCTGCCCAGCCTCCAACGGCAACTCGTGGGACAGAACGCTCAGGCGGTTGCGGTTGCGGTCGGAACCAGCCTCGACACCCGAGACCAGGAGACGGTGAATGCGCAGCTCGACGCGCTGCTGCGGCGCTCCAACGTCGGCTTCGTGCGCGTCGAGCTCCCCGACGGCACCACCTACTTCCGCAGCCAAACCCCCCAGCTTGACAGCATCCTGCAAGGGCGGGTGGCCACCTTCCTGCGCGAACACCCGGAAACCGGCACCTTTGTCACCCGGGGCAGCGCCGCCGAGGCCTACCGCGAACAGCTCGCGCAGCTGGAAGCGGTTGGAGCGGCGGATACCCCGCAGGCCAAGACGCTGCGCGAGTTGGCCGAAGCTCAGGAGAACCAGCGCTCCGAGCGCAACAGCTACGTGGTCAGCCGTCTGGGCGTGGTGGAAACCGAGAACAACCAGCGCACGACCATCCCCGGCAGCGAGAACAACGCGGACCTGCTGTACCGCATCGCTGTCGGCGTGCCCACCAACGAGGCTGACGCCAACCTGCGCAACACGCTGCTGCTCGTCTTGGGGGTGTCGCTGCTCGCGCTGATCCTCGCGGCGGTCCTGGCCCTGCGGGCAACCCGCCGCGTCGTGCAGCCCATCGAGCGTCTGGTGCAGGCGGCCGACGCCATCAGCATGGGTGACCTCACCCGCCCGGTCCAGGCGGACCGCAACGACGAGATCGGCGACCTGGCCCAGGCCCTCGAACGCATGCGCCTGAGCCTGGAAGCGGCGATGGAACGTCTGCGGCGGCGCAAGCGGGGATAA